The Quadrisphaera sp. RL12-1S genome has a segment encoding these proteins:
- a CDS encoding response regulator yields the protein MTGGVAGGVAGWSAGRLSVLVVDDHPVVRRGLVALLGAVDELVVAGEAATAQEAVDLARRLAPELVVLDLELPGRSGLAAAAELRALPQPPGVLVLTMHDDVDSCEAALRAGARGYLLKDGPVEELLAAVRTVAAGGVVVTGSLRDVDPRLLTGSHPCAPFPQLTPRERDVLRCAARGMGGASTAAELGLAPKTVANHLSSVLVKLGVATREEAAARARRAGLAEDPVGRTGPGAGAR from the coding sequence ATGACGGGCGGGGTGGCGGGCGGGGTGGCGGGCTGGAGCGCTGGGCGGCTGTCGGTGCTCGTGGTGGACGACCACCCCGTGGTGCGCCGGGGGCTGGTGGCGCTGCTGGGCGCCGTGGACGAGCTGGTCGTGGCGGGCGAGGCCGCCACGGCGCAGGAGGCGGTGGACCTGGCCCGGCGGCTGGCTCCGGAGCTGGTGGTGCTCGACCTCGAGCTGCCCGGGCGCAGCGGCCTGGCGGCCGCCGCGGAGCTGCGGGCGCTGCCGCAGCCCCCGGGTGTGCTGGTGCTGACGATGCACGACGACGTCGACAGCTGCGAGGCGGCGCTGCGGGCCGGGGCCCGCGGGTACCTGCTCAAGGACGGGCCCGTCGAGGAGCTGCTGGCCGCCGTCCGCACGGTGGCCGCGGGAGGTGTGGTGGTCACCGGGTCCCTGCGGGACGTGGACCCGCGCCTGCTGACCGGCTCGCACCCCTGCGCCCCGTTCCCGCAGCTGACGCCGCGCGAGCGCGACGTGCTCCGCTGCGCCGCCCGCGGGATGGGCGGGGCCAGCACCGCGGCCGAGCTGGGGCTGGCGCCCAAGACGGTGGCCAACCACCTGTCGTCGGTGCTGGTCAAGCTGGGCGTGGCCACCCGCGAGGAGGCCGCGGCGCGGGCGCGGCGGGCCGGGCTGGCCGAGGACCCCGTCGGCCGGACCGGTCCCGGCGCCGGCGCGCGGTAG
- a CDS encoding universal stress protein: MSSHQLEHPRDDVPEGRPDAPVPPAAAARVPQQAGPPDGEVGPAWTRARGVGVGWDGSPSSAEAVRWAAAEAAARSCPLTVLHAAGAYAVWLDPTAHPDLPALVREMSSSGAQAALDALEELRAVAAPGATAVEVGRTTGLLGPQDLLLECSEELDALVLGNRGRARLTAALLGSVSFSVAARSACPVVVVRDGDVPRPGPGVPVVVGYDASGPALAAARFAAAQAARAGAELEVVPVLQPGDGRGGELRESAAALVWRLRAEHPGLSASVLAQRGAPDRVLLAAGEAAGLVVVGSRGRTRTGALVLGSTSTAVVHGSRTPVAVVRGTREG, encoded by the coding sequence GTGTCGTCGCACCAGCTCGAGCACCCCCGGGACGACGTGCCGGAGGGGCGTCCGGACGCGCCCGTCCCGCCAGCGGCGGCGGCGCGGGTGCCGCAGCAGGCGGGACCGCCGGACGGCGAGGTGGGGCCGGCGTGGACGCGCGCGCGGGGGGTCGGGGTCGGCTGGGACGGGTCGCCGTCGTCGGCGGAGGCCGTGCGCTGGGCCGCGGCCGAGGCCGCCGCGCGCTCGTGCCCGTTGACCGTGCTGCACGCCGCCGGTGCCTACGCCGTGTGGCTGGACCCCACCGCCCACCCCGACCTCCCGGCGCTGGTGCGCGAGATGAGCTCGAGCGGGGCGCAGGCCGCGCTGGACGCGCTGGAGGAGCTGCGCGCCGTGGCGGCGCCGGGGGCCACCGCCGTGGAGGTCGGCCGCACCACCGGCCTGCTCGGACCGCAGGACCTGCTGCTCGAGTGCTCCGAGGAGCTGGACGCGCTGGTGCTCGGCAACCGCGGGCGCGCTCGGCTGACGGCCGCGCTGCTCGGGTCCGTCTCGTTCTCCGTGGCAGCGCGCTCGGCCTGCCCGGTGGTAGTGGTCCGCGACGGCGACGTCCCGCGCCCCGGCCCGGGCGTCCCCGTGGTGGTCGGCTACGACGCGTCGGGGCCCGCGCTGGCGGCGGCCCGGTTCGCCGCCGCGCAGGCGGCGCGCGCGGGCGCCGAGCTGGAGGTGGTCCCGGTGCTGCAGCCCGGTGACGGGCGCGGCGGGGAGCTGCGGGAGAGCGCCGCCGCGCTGGTCTGGCGGCTGCGCGCCGAGCACCCGGGGCTGAGCGCGTCCGTGCTGGCGCAGCGCGGGGCACCCGACCGGGTGCTGCTGGCCGCGGGCGAGGCGGCCGGGCTGGTGGTGGTCGGGTCCCGGGGACGCACCCGGACGGGCGCCCTGGTGCTGGGGTCCACCAGCACCGCGGTGGTGCACGGGTCGCGGACGCCGGTGGCCGTGGTCCGCGGGACCCGCGAGGGCTGA
- a CDS encoding Rv1733c family protein, producing MARRPSGSGRVARTRRLLLPGRSPLARTCDRLEGALVLVLVALGVSALPAAVPAHAVCAHQLELAEQAAAQGRRQVEAQVLDGPLLPAAEPGGSGPGVSADQSVRVSWTGLDGRPRTGLVPVDVTSRPGARVLVWADDAGTARPVTSARERAVASWGQVALLVATWWCCLVTARLVVGAAVDCWRARWWSRQWALTGPRWTSRA from the coding sequence GTGGCCCGGCGACCGAGCGGCAGCGGACGCGTGGCGCGCACCCGCCGGCTCCTCCTGCCGGGGCGCTCGCCCCTGGCCCGCACCTGCGACAGGCTCGAGGGGGCGCTGGTGCTGGTGCTGGTGGCCCTCGGGGTGTCAGCGCTGCCCGCCGCCGTCCCGGCGCACGCGGTCTGCGCCCACCAGCTCGAGCTGGCGGAGCAGGCGGCGGCGCAGGGCCGGCGGCAGGTCGAGGCGCAGGTGCTCGACGGTCCCCTCCTGCCCGCGGCGGAGCCGGGCGGCAGCGGTCCCGGGGTCTCCGCGGACCAGAGCGTGCGGGTGTCCTGGACCGGGCTGGACGGTCGGCCCCGCACCGGCCTGGTCCCGGTGGACGTCACCTCCCGCCCGGGGGCGCGCGTGCTGGTCTGGGCCGACGACGCGGGCACCGCCCGGCCGGTGACCAGTGCTCGCGAGCGCGCCGTGGCCTCCTGGGGCCAGGTGGCGCTCCTGGTGGCCACCTGGTGGTGCTGCCTCGTCACCGCCCGCCTGGTGGTGGGGGCGGCCGTCGACTGCTGGCGGGCCCGGTGGTGGTCCCGGCAGTGGGCCCTCACCGGTCCCCGGTGGACCTCCCGGGCCTGA
- a CDS encoding GAF domain-containing protein translates to MTTAAQDWLSARVSSTRDIGLRGVLQELVEHLSLATSEAVTLRRLSADRQRLVPVAWFHPDPSARGAIGEIMSHTAELSDAGLWRPVVEERRPARWHLPPGSAPALASEEQARWLQRYPLRAVMGAPVVGGEDLLGGVALLRFGRDAPFTDDDEGMLVYFAERVADVLVLLDVP, encoded by the coding sequence GTGACCACCGCAGCGCAGGACTGGCTGTCGGCGCGAGTGAGCAGCACCCGTGACATCGGGCTGCGCGGCGTGCTGCAGGAGCTGGTGGAGCACCTCTCCCTGGCCACCTCGGAGGCGGTGACGCTGCGCCGCCTGTCCGCGGACCGCCAGAGGCTCGTGCCGGTGGCCTGGTTCCACCCCGACCCGAGCGCCCGCGGCGCCATCGGGGAGATCATGAGCCACACCGCCGAGCTGTCCGACGCCGGCCTGTGGCGCCCCGTGGTGGAGGAGCGCCGGCCGGCCCGCTGGCACCTGCCGCCCGGCAGCGCCCCCGCGCTGGCCTCCGAGGAGCAGGCCCGGTGGCTGCAGCGGTACCCGCTGCGCGCCGTCATGGGCGCCCCCGTGGTCGGCGGCGAGGACCTGCTCGGCGGGGTCGCGCTGCTGCGCTTCGGCCGGGACGCGCCCTTCACCGACGACGACGAGGGCATGCTCGTCTACTTCGCCGAGCGCGTCGCGGACGTGCTGGTGCTCCTGGACGTCCCCTGA
- a CDS encoding PP2C family protein-serine/threonine phosphatase encodes MDDTGDGAAPRVTALLEAARALGAAASEGDVLAAVALEGARAMGATAAALCLPDPERRVVRTLVATTREAARGAAGDRAVRVDVTDLPEQHPLPVVRAALTGEAWFLPDRAAALDALPQARELYETSSTEASVVLPLLVGDRCAGALGLAFDEPRDWLRADRELVEALAALTGQALDRLAALEAERAAVAELHRVADALRDSLAPSLSTTALPGLDVVAVSLPAAQDVRLGGDWADALTDDDAVVLAVGDVVGHDGVTAVAVAQARGGLRGALRALGSTSPAALLAALDEVLSEPDTAVMATAVVCRASRGPGPAGTWQLRCASAGHLPPLLRHPDGRVEAVGPVGDLLLGLADGSAGITDVRRAEHVLEALPGSVLLVFSDGVVERRGEGLADRHAALAELLAGCDTSSAGAVCDAVLEAVGAGAEDDVTVLVAVLG; translated from the coding sequence GTGGACGACACCGGCGACGGCGCCGCGCCGCGCGTGACGGCGCTGCTGGAGGCCGCCCGCGCCCTCGGGGCCGCTGCGTCCGAGGGGGACGTGCTCGCGGCTGTCGCGCTCGAGGGGGCGCGGGCGATGGGCGCCACCGCCGCCGCGCTGTGCCTGCCCGACCCCGAGCGGCGCGTGGTCCGCACCCTGGTCGCCACCACGCGCGAGGCCGCACGCGGTGCCGCTGGGGACCGCGCCGTGCGCGTGGACGTCACCGACCTGCCCGAGCAGCACCCCCTGCCCGTGGTGAGGGCCGCGCTCACCGGCGAGGCGTGGTTCCTCCCCGACCGCGCCGCGGCCCTGGACGCGCTCCCGCAGGCCCGCGAGCTGTACGAGACCTCGAGCACCGAGGCCTCGGTGGTGCTCCCCCTGCTCGTGGGCGACCGCTGCGCCGGCGCCCTGGGGCTGGCCTTCGACGAGCCCCGCGACTGGCTCCGGGCCGATCGCGAGCTCGTGGAGGCCCTCGCGGCGCTCACCGGTCAGGCGCTGGACCGGCTCGCCGCGCTCGAGGCCGAGCGCGCCGCCGTGGCGGAGCTGCACCGGGTGGCCGACGCCCTGCGGGACAGCCTGGCCCCCTCGCTGTCGACCACCGCCCTGCCGGGCCTGGACGTGGTGGCGGTGAGCCTGCCCGCCGCCCAGGACGTCCGCCTGGGCGGCGACTGGGCCGACGCCCTCACCGACGACGACGCGGTGGTGCTGGCGGTCGGTGACGTGGTCGGCCACGACGGCGTGACCGCGGTGGCCGTCGCCCAGGCGCGGGGCGGCCTGCGCGGGGCGCTGCGCGCCCTCGGCAGCACCTCCCCGGCGGCGCTGCTCGCGGCGCTGGACGAGGTGCTCAGCGAGCCCGACACCGCGGTCATGGCGACGGCGGTGGTGTGCCGGGCGTCCCGCGGGCCCGGCCCCGCCGGGACGTGGCAGCTGAGGTGCGCCAGCGCCGGGCACCTGCCCCCGCTGCTGAGGCACCCCGACGGCCGGGTGGAGGCGGTGGGACCGGTCGGTGACCTGCTGCTCGGGCTGGCCGACGGTTCGGCGGGGATCACGGACGTGCGACGCGCCGAGCACGTGCTCGAGGCGCTGCCCGGGTCGGTGCTCCTGGTCTTCTCCGACGGGGTGGTCGAGCGGCGCGGGGAGGGCCTGGCCGACCGCCACGCGGCCCTGGCCGAGCTGCTCGCCGGCTGCGACACCTCCTCGGCGGGGGCCGTCTGCGACGCCGTGCTGGAGGCGGTGGGCGCGGGCGCCGAGGACGACGTCACGGTGCTCGTGGCCGTGCTCGGCTGA
- a CDS encoding universal stress protein yields the protein MTAQLPRPVREVPPGRADGRSVIGYDGSSAASVALQWAAQRARRSGTPLVVLSAVDDLRAVHQEDDDGGVDGAVDGGVDVALDGTSTAQEALEVGAAVEEAWRTAEGVAAEGAALAGAAGADATPVSVLGDAAAALLGASASAESVVVARGGPTRLGRVAFSVVDAATSPVVLVRGAAHVPGPDHPVVVGLDGSASSERAARFAAAEAAASGARLVLVAAWGCAPGGPVRTTAWHRTASPGGEDGVAGGDGEDGVAGGDGVEPAELEAMARLRAATAAVREVAPALVLERRAARGAAAEVLLDPARGAGLLVLGARGTDARDGRGGRLGLTALELLTSAPCPVAVVR from the coding sequence GTGACCGCACAGCTGCCCCGCCCCGTGCGCGAGGTGCCGCCCGGACGGGCCGACGGCCGCAGCGTCATCGGGTACGACGGCTCCTCCGCGGCCAGCGTGGCGCTGCAGTGGGCGGCCCAGCGCGCCCGCCGCTCCGGCACGCCGCTGGTGGTGCTGAGCGCCGTCGACGACCTGCGCGCGGTGCACCAGGAGGACGACGACGGCGGGGTGGACGGCGCGGTGGACGGCGGGGTGGACGTCGCGCTGGACGGCACCTCCACGGCGCAGGAGGCCCTCGAGGTCGGCGCGGCGGTGGAGGAGGCCTGGCGGACCGCCGAGGGCGTGGCCGCCGAGGGCGCGGCGCTCGCCGGTGCTGCGGGTGCCGACGCGACGCCGGTGAGCGTGCTGGGGGACGCGGCCGCGGCGCTGCTCGGCGCGTCCGCCAGCGCCGAGTCGGTGGTGGTGGCGCGCGGCGGGCCCACCCGGCTGGGACGCGTCGCGTTCTCGGTGGTCGACGCCGCCACGAGCCCCGTGGTCCTGGTGCGCGGCGCGGCGCACGTGCCCGGTCCGGACCACCCGGTGGTGGTGGGGCTCGACGGCTCGGCCAGCAGCGAGCGCGCGGCGCGCTTCGCGGCCGCCGAGGCCGCGGCCTCCGGCGCGCGCCTGGTGCTCGTGGCCGCCTGGGGCTGCGCACCGGGCGGCCCCGTGCGCACCACGGCCTGGCACCGCACCGCGAGCCCGGGCGGCGAGGACGGCGTGGCCGGCGGGGACGGCGAGGACGGCGTGGCCGGCGGGGACGGCGTCGAGCCGGCGGAGCTGGAGGCGATGGCCCGCCTGCGCGCCGCCACCGCGGCGGTGCGCGAGGTGGCGCCGGCGCTCGTCCTGGAGCGGCGCGCCGCCCGCGGCGCCGCCGCCGAGGTGCTGCTCGACCCAGCCCGGGGCGCCGGGCTGCTCGTGCTCGGGGCGCGCGGCACCGACGCCCGGGACGGCCGCGGCGGCCGCCTCGGGCTGACGGCGCTGGAGCTCCTCACGAGCGCGCCCTGCCCGGTGGCCGTCGTCCGCTGA
- a CDS encoding CBS domain-containing protein, translated as MRVSEVVERDAVALRSSDDVRTAAALLVAHHRSAVPVVDGDRRVVGSVCDADLLRAARALLGGGPGGPGEPDGPGAPRTVAEVMAAPVPVHLDDDVELALSLLRLRDVRCLAVVDQSGLVGVVTRERLLAVLTGHDPTVRRGVLDALVALVGPAPQERWDVRVDAGVVHLEARPGVPVGGEDRELAAVLARTVPGVVDVVHGRGAGPAGRPGSEDGTGGAGGPAVGCDP; from the coding sequence ATGAGGGTCAGCGAGGTCGTGGAGCGCGACGCGGTGGCGCTGCGGTCCAGCGACGACGTCAGGACGGCGGCGGCGCTGCTGGTGGCCCACCACCGGTCGGCGGTGCCGGTGGTCGACGGCGACCGCCGCGTGGTGGGGTCGGTCTGCGACGCCGACCTCCTGCGCGCCGCACGGGCCCTCCTCGGCGGCGGCCCCGGCGGCCCCGGGGAACCGGACGGCCCGGGCGCCCCGCGGACCGTGGCCGAGGTCATGGCAGCCCCGGTGCCGGTCCACCTCGACGACGACGTCGAGCTCGCGCTGTCGCTGCTGCGCCTGCGCGACGTCCGGTGCCTGGCCGTGGTCGACCAGAGCGGGCTGGTGGGCGTGGTGACGCGGGAGCGGCTGCTCGCCGTGCTCACCGGTCACGACCCGACCGTCCGGCGCGGGGTGCTGGACGCGCTGGTGGCCCTGGTGGGACCCGCACCGCAGGAGCGCTGGGACGTGCGGGTGGACGCCGGGGTGGTCCACCTGGAGGCGCGGCCGGGGGTGCCGGTGGGCGGCGAGGACCGGGAGCTGGCCGCGGTGCTGGCGCGCACCGTGCCGGGGGTGGTGGACGTGGTCCACGGCCGGGGTGCCGGGCCGGCGGGGCGGCCGGGGAGCGAGGACGGGACCGGCGGCGCCGGCGGTCCCGCGGTCGGGTGCGACCCGTGA
- a CDS encoding pyridoxamine 5'-phosphate oxidase family protein, with amino-acid sequence MTALAHHRGTAQDGRRLVPLDEAECWDLLRGQRVGRLVYTEAVLPAVVPVAFTVVGGDVVVAATPGDKVTAAVRGAVVAFEVDQADREARTGWSVTAVGPARVLADPHLAARLRADGLVPWAPSPLATYLAVAVQVVSGRALVRG; translated from the coding sequence GTGACCGCCCTGGCCCACCACCGCGGGACCGCGCAGGACGGCCGCCGGCTGGTGCCGCTCGACGAGGCGGAGTGCTGGGACCTGCTGCGCGGGCAGCGCGTGGGCCGGCTCGTCTACACCGAGGCGGTGCTGCCGGCCGTCGTGCCCGTCGCCTTCACCGTGGTGGGGGGTGACGTGGTGGTCGCCGCGACGCCCGGGGACAAGGTCACCGCGGCGGTGCGCGGGGCGGTGGTGGCCTTCGAGGTGGACCAGGCGGACCGGGAGGCCCGCACCGGGTGGTCCGTGACCGCCGTCGGCCCCGCGCGGGTGCTGGCCGACCCGCACCTGGCGGCGCGGCTGCGCGCCGACGGCCTGGTGCCGTGGGCGCCCTCGCCGCTGGCGACGTACCTCGCGGTGGCGGTGCAGGTGGTCAGCGGGCGCGCGCTCGTGCGCGGCTGA
- a CDS encoding response regulator transcription factor gives MVRVFLLDDHEVVRRGVADVLSTDPALAVVGEASTAAEALARAPALRPDVAVLDVRLPDGDGVAVCRELRSRMPDLRVLMLTSYSDDEALLDSIMAGASGYLLKQVLGQDLVAAVRTVAAGGSLLDPRAASVVMERMRRGAEPSGPLAELSEREREVLVLIGEGLTNRQIGERLYIAEKTVKNYVSHLLAKLGLERRTQAAVLASELRGSGGVRRAR, from the coding sequence GTGGTGCGGGTGTTCCTCCTCGACGACCACGAGGTGGTGCGCCGCGGCGTGGCCGACGTGCTCAGCACCGACCCCGCGCTGGCGGTGGTGGGCGAGGCCAGCACCGCCGCCGAGGCCCTCGCCCGGGCGCCCGCGCTGCGCCCCGACGTCGCCGTGCTGGACGTGCGCCTGCCCGACGGGGACGGCGTCGCCGTGTGCCGCGAGCTGCGCTCGCGGATGCCGGACCTGCGCGTGCTCATGCTCACCAGCTACAGCGACGACGAGGCCCTGCTGGACTCGATCATGGCGGGGGCGTCCGGGTACCTGCTCAAGCAGGTGCTCGGGCAGGACCTCGTGGCGGCGGTGCGCACGGTGGCCGCCGGCGGGTCGCTGCTGGACCCGCGCGCGGCGTCGGTGGTGATGGAGCGGATGCGCCGCGGTGCCGAGCCCAGCGGGCCGCTGGCGGAGCTGTCCGAGCGGGAGCGGGAGGTGCTGGTGCTCATCGGGGAGGGCCTCACCAACCGCCAGATCGGCGAGCGGCTCTACATCGCCGAGAAGACGGTGAAGAACTACGTCTCGCACCTGCTGGCCAAGCTGGGGCTGGAGCGCCGCACGCAGGCGGCCGTGCTCGCCTCCGAGCTGCGCGGCTCCGGGGGCGTCCGCCGGGCTCGGTGA
- a CDS encoding GAF domain-containing sensor histidine kinase, translated as MEARLRRLLDAVVTINDLDLDAVLHGLVQAATELVGARYGALGVISADGRGLDRFVHTGMDPAVAASLGHLPEGRGVLGRLIADPRPLRVDDLTADPQAVGFPPGHPPMRSFLGVPVVVRGEVFGNLYLTEKDPGRDDGRFTPEDSEVAQALAAVAGTAIANASLHADAQRLAVLEDRDRIAHDLHDHVIQRLFAAGLSLQALTARLQDTDQAEVRTRLAGVVSQLDEVVRDVRTTIFGLHVSPGAGGLRRQLLDLVEEMAGRATTTVRTTGAVDALVSGVLATDVVAVVREGLSNAVRHGLASHLVVTVDATATDAATGADAVAVQVDDDGAGIEADSARSGLAGLQQRATRRGGTFDVRRRAEGGTRLLWTAPLQVSPA; from the coding sequence GTGGAAGCCCGGCTGCGCCGCCTGCTCGACGCGGTGGTGACCATCAACGACCTCGACCTCGACGCCGTCCTCCACGGCCTGGTGCAGGCCGCGACCGAGCTGGTGGGGGCGCGGTACGGCGCGCTGGGGGTGATCTCCGCGGACGGGCGCGGGCTCGACAGGTTCGTGCACACCGGGATGGACCCCGCCGTCGCCGCGTCGCTGGGCCACCTCCCCGAGGGGCGCGGCGTGCTGGGCCGCCTCATCGCCGACCCCCGGCCGCTGCGCGTCGACGACCTCACCGCGGACCCGCAGGCCGTCGGCTTCCCGCCCGGGCACCCGCCCATGCGCAGCTTCCTCGGCGTGCCCGTGGTGGTGCGGGGCGAGGTCTTCGGCAACCTCTACCTCACCGAGAAGGACCCCGGCCGCGACGACGGCCGGTTCACCCCCGAGGACTCCGAGGTCGCGCAGGCCCTGGCCGCGGTCGCCGGCACCGCCATCGCGAACGCGTCCCTGCACGCCGACGCCCAGCGGCTGGCGGTGCTGGAGGACCGCGACCGCATCGCCCACGACCTGCACGACCACGTCATCCAGCGCCTGTTCGCGGCGGGGCTGTCGCTGCAGGCGCTCACCGCCCGGCTGCAGGACACTGACCAGGCCGAGGTCCGCACCCGGCTGGCGGGGGTGGTGTCCCAGCTCGACGAGGTGGTGCGCGACGTGCGCACCACCATCTTCGGCCTGCACGTGAGCCCCGGTGCCGGCGGGCTGCGCCGCCAGCTGCTCGACCTGGTCGAGGAGATGGCGGGGCGCGCGACCACCACGGTGCGCACCACCGGCGCGGTCGACGCGCTCGTGAGCGGCGTGCTGGCCACCGACGTCGTCGCCGTGGTCCGGGAGGGCCTCAGCAACGCCGTCCGCCACGGGCTCGCCTCCCACCTGGTGGTGACGGTGGACGCCACCGCCACCGACGCGGCCACCGGGGCGGACGCCGTGGCGGTCCAGGTCGACGACGACGGCGCCGGCATCGAGGCCGACTCCGCGCGGTCGGGCCTGGCGGGCCTGCAGCAGCGGGCCACCCGCCGCGGCGGCACCTTCGACGTGCGCCGACGGGCCGAGGGCGGCACCCGGCTGCTGTGGACCGCCCCGCTGCAGGTCAGCCCCGCCTGA
- a CDS encoding methyl-accepting chemotaxis protein produces MTHRTHRTHRLADLRIAAKLHLGFGLVCLLLLAVAGTAAFHLGQLQGGLEELATSGMPSVRTSAAAEAAFLRVRLDLVGVAVSADDAGASAAAQQLTADETALDAAWAAYLATSPSTTAAQRGAVTDALAAYRATVPPLLALAQAHDTAGFDALRVTSGVPAAAALTKALETVTAAEVSAADAMVARDRASYRQALLVLAASSVAAAVLAGVVAWLVARSVSRPLARVVTVVDGLAQGRLDQRVGLDQRDEVGRLAASTDASIGALREVLLAIRGESHALGASASTLSGVAAALQTGAEGSSAQAQLVSSASEEVSTSIATVAAAGEQMTAAITQIATATTDASAMATAAVAAAGSAGTAIERLGVSSREIGDVVRLITTIAEQTNLLALNATIEAARAGELGKGFAVVAGEVKELARQTAQATDDITAKVNATQSDTAAAAAAVTQIGEVIARIDEVQSTIAAAVEEQSATTSEMVRNITEISTGSAQISENIAGIATGTEENRAGAGTTATAAASLDSAAARLRQLTGRFTL; encoded by the coding sequence GTGACCCACCGGACCCACCGGACCCACCGCCTCGCCGACCTGCGCATCGCCGCGAAGCTGCACCTGGGCTTCGGGCTGGTCTGCCTGCTGCTCCTCGCCGTCGCCGGCACGGCCGCCTTCCACCTCGGCCAGCTCCAGGGCGGCCTGGAGGAGCTCGCGACCAGCGGCATGCCGTCGGTGCGGACCTCGGCGGCGGCCGAGGCTGCCTTCCTGCGGGTCCGCCTCGACCTGGTGGGCGTGGCCGTGAGCGCCGACGACGCCGGGGCCTCCGCGGCCGCGCAGCAGCTCACAGCGGACGAGACCGCCCTGGACGCGGCCTGGGCCGCCTACCTCGCCACCTCCCCCAGCACCACCGCGGCGCAGCGCGGCGCGGTCACCGACGCGCTGGCCGCCTACCGGGCCACGGTCCCGCCGCTGCTGGCGCTCGCCCAGGCGCACGACACCGCCGGCTTCGACGCGCTGCGCGTGACCAGCGGCGTGCCGGCCGCGGCGGCCCTGACCAAGGCCCTGGAGACCGTCACGGCGGCCGAGGTGTCCGCCGCTGACGCCATGGTGGCCCGGGACCGCGCCTCCTACCGGCAGGCGCTGCTGGTGCTGGCGGCGTCCTCGGTGGCCGCGGCGGTGCTGGCCGGGGTCGTGGCGTGGCTGGTCGCGCGGTCGGTGAGCCGTCCGCTGGCCCGCGTGGTGACCGTGGTGGACGGCCTCGCGCAGGGACGGCTGGACCAGCGGGTGGGCCTGGACCAGCGCGACGAGGTGGGCCGGCTCGCGGCGTCCACCGACGCCTCGATCGGCGCCCTGCGCGAGGTCCTGCTGGCCATCCGGGGCGAGTCCCACGCGCTGGGCGCCTCCGCGAGCACCCTGTCCGGCGTCGCCGCGGCGCTGCAGACCGGCGCGGAGGGCTCCAGCGCGCAGGCGCAGCTGGTCTCGTCGGCGTCGGAGGAGGTCAGCACCTCCATCGCCACCGTCGCCGCCGCCGGGGAGCAGATGACCGCCGCCATCACCCAGATCGCCACGGCCACCACCGACGCCTCCGCCATGGCCACCGCGGCCGTGGCGGCGGCGGGCTCGGCCGGCACCGCCATCGAGCGGCTGGGGGTCTCCTCCCGCGAGATCGGCGACGTCGTCAGGCTCATCACCACCATCGCCGAGCAGACCAACCTGCTGGCCCTCAACGCCACCATCGAGGCCGCCCGCGCCGGAGAGCTCGGCAAGGGCTTCGCCGTCGTCGCCGGGGAGGTCAAGGAGCTCGCCCGCCAGACCGCGCAGGCCACCGACGACATCACCGCCAAGGTGAACGCGACCCAGAGCGACACCGCTGCGGCCGCCGCGGCGGTCACCCAGATCGGCGAGGTCATCGCCCGCATCGACGAGGTGCAGTCGACCATCGCCGCCGCGGTGGAGGAGCAGTCCGCCACCACCAGCGAGATGGTCCGCAACATCACCGAGATCTCCACCGGGTCCGCGCAGATCTCGGAGAACATCGCGGGCATCGCCACGGGCACCGAGGAGAACCGCGCCGGCGCGGGCACCACCGCCACCGCCGCGGCGTCCCTGGACAGCGCGGCGGCGCGGCTGCGGCAGCTGACCGGCCGCTTCACCCTGTGA